The region TTTTACAGAAAATCATTACGTAACGCACCAGGCGTTAGTGCAGCGAATGCCCGATAACTGGCGCTCGCTACCCGGCTATAAAATCGATAAACAACTAATTTCGAACACGCTAGAATTAATTAATGATACCGTATGGGTTAGAGAAAATTCATCTTATGCTGAAAGGCTTAAAAACTTACAAAATGAGATTGGTGGCGAAATACCGATAGAGCATATTGAAGGAAATATTACTACAGATAAAATAATTAGAATGGTAGTGGATGGTGAAATTGAAAGAACAGTTGCAGATTACAACATTGCATCTATCAATAAAACCTACTACCCTATCCTAAATATCGATACCAGAGTTTCTTTTTCTCAACGCATAGCCTGGGCGGTTAGGCAGAATTCTCCCGACTTACTTAAGGCGATAAATAAATGGATAAACAAAGAGAAACAGTCCGACGATTATTATGTAATTTATAATAAGTATTTTAAAAATACCCGATCTAATAGGAGTAGAATTAAAAGTGATTTTTACAGCAAAAACAGTAATAAGATTAGTAAATACGACGATATTATAAAAGAAAATGCTTCTGAAATAGGATGGGATTGGCGTTTCCTTTCTTCTCAAGTGTACCAGGAATCCAGGTTTGACCCTAAAGCGGAATCGTGGGCAGGTGCAACCGGCTTAATACAACTGATGCCGGCTACGGCAAAAGAAGTTGGCGTTAGCAACAATTATAATCCCGAACAAAATATAAAAGGAGGCGTAAAGTATTTAGACAGGATGCGTGACAATTTTGAAACTGTAGAAGATTCAATCCAAAAAGTAAAATTCACTCTCGCTGCTTTTAACTGTGGCGCCGGCCACGTTTTTGATGCTATGCGCCTGGCAGAAAAAAATGGAAAAAACCCCAATATATGGGACGAAAATGTAGAGGAATATATATTGAAATTAAAAGATAAGGAATACTACCTTGATGATGTGGTTAGACACGGTTTTGTAAGAGGAACAGAACCATATAACTATGTAAGGGATATATTTTTACGCTATGATCACTATAAACAATTTATTGAAGAATAAAACCCGCTTTTAAAGTCTAAAAAACCAGCCAATGGAAAAAATTTGGATAATTGCAATATCACTTTTTTTAATAATCACTTTCCTTTTTTGGAAGCTTACCAGGGGGCATTTCAAAAAAGAATATGGTAAAAAGATGTGGAAAAAATGGGGAACCAGAACCTTTTATTGGCAAGGCGCAATATTTGTTGGTGTGGGAGGTACTTTCCTAATCATGTTTCTTTTAAAATGGACAAATGTTGTTAGCTTTTAGAAGTTAAAAAAAGAGCAAAAATATTATGAGAAAAATAAGCTTAAACGATGGAAATAAAATACCAATAGTAGGATTGGGAACCTACAAAGCTACAGAGCAGGAAGGAATTGAATCGGTGGCAGCGGCTATTTCCAAAGGCTATTCCCTAATAGATACGGCGGCAATATATGGAAATGAAGAAGCTGTAGGAAAAGGAATAAAAGCCAGCGAAGTTTTAAGGGAAGACATTTTTGTAACTACTAAATTATGGCGGGAGAACTTAGGTTATGAATCAACTAAAAAAGAATTTGAAAAATCTTTAAAGAGACCTGACGTAGACTACATCGATCTATATTTAATACACTGGCCTGCCAATGCTAAAAATTACGACAACTGGCAAAAAACCAATGCTGATACCTGGCGCGCAATGGAAGAATTACAAGCTGAAGGCAAAATAAAATCTATAGGGGTAAGTAATTTTTTTCAGGAACATTTAGAAGCTTTATTTCAAACAGCCAATGTTATTCCGGCAATTAATCAAATAGAATTTCATCCAGGCTATTGGCAAGAGGAATTAACAGCCTACTGTAAAAAACAAAATATAGTCGTTGAGTCCTGGTCTCCTTTGGCAAGAGGAAAAGTATTTGAAAATAAAGTCCTGGAGACAATCGCCAAAAAACACAACAAATCTGTTTCCCAGGTTTGTTTGCGATGGATTATTCAGCACGATGTAATTGTGATCCCAAAATCTACATCGCCCGAAAGAATTCAAGAAAATATAGATCTTTTCGATTTTGAACTCTCCGCAGCAGAAATGGAAAAAATTAATAAACTTCCCCAAATGGGCTTTAGTGGAGAATTGCCTAA is a window of Salegentibacter salegens DNA encoding:
- a CDS encoding MltF family protein, coding for MILKKYAFFIVVLIIFSSCSKGDRDSSDGAFGDKKDTKPYKISKDLEAIKEDGVLHAITIYNSTSYFLYRGMPMGFEYELLSRLAKNLGLKLKITIAEDIDDLFDMLNNGKGDLIAYGLTITEPRKNLVSFTENHYVTHQALVQRMPDNWRSLPGYKIDKQLISNTLELINDTVWVRENSSYAERLKNLQNEIGGEIPIEHIEGNITTDKIIRMVVDGEIERTVADYNIASINKTYYPILNIDTRVSFSQRIAWAVRQNSPDLLKAINKWINKEKQSDDYYVIYNKYFKNTRSNRSRIKSDFYSKNSNKISKYDDIIKENASEIGWDWRFLSSQVYQESRFDPKAESWAGATGLIQLMPATAKEVGVSNNYNPEQNIKGGVKYLDRMRDNFETVEDSIQKVKFTLAAFNCGAGHVFDAMRLAEKNGKNPNIWDENVEEYILKLKDKEYYLDDVVRHGFVRGTEPYNYVRDIFLRYDHYKQFIEE
- a CDS encoding aldo/keto reductase, which translates into the protein MRKISLNDGNKIPIVGLGTYKATEQEGIESVAAAISKGYSLIDTAAIYGNEEAVGKGIKASEVLREDIFVTTKLWRENLGYESTKKEFEKSLKRPDVDYIDLYLIHWPANAKNYDNWQKTNADTWRAMEELQAEGKIKSIGVSNFFQEHLEALFQTANVIPAINQIEFHPGYWQEELTAYCKKQNIVVESWSPLARGKVFENKVLETIAKKHNKSVSQVCLRWIIQHDVIVIPKSTSPERIQENIDLFDFELSAAEMEKINKLPQMGFSGELPNIWPDKV